From one Lycium barbarum isolate Lr01 chromosome 6, ASM1917538v2, whole genome shotgun sequence genomic stretch:
- the LOC132644099 gene encoding uncharacterized protein LOC132644099 encodes MEEHDQSLEPCVAVNEGEDNIKDTERKMYPNAEQSVQETKDGHKSVGERVNEGVIAIELDDAGKDLEDKVERYQDLIKKMHAEEKVQDGDGTHEKMGLGDNIDDLHDLDSCGEEMQTEGADRFANAGGELVVADSSIQEVDLSSDNNMNDGNLSISINNNGISSFPPEREAMKELAVIQVEKDNVQHIQRFRRRLGMRYAHYNYNGKLWFFVNDNMDVEIMQDLEQQITVKLLFQEWNKSLMVTMVYSKCDHMEIIRLWDSLYSLDDHMDLPWLVGGDFNVIMSKDEKIGGLPVFPNEYEDFAFCINSCELFDINYKGSLFTWWNGKAGSECIFKRLDRMIANSKLQDWFVHMEVEHLSRTGSDHALLLFTCGEISHHIRKPFRFLKFWTEHESFLEVVNQAWSTDFESDEFISFKLKLKKVKTALSAWSKSAFGDIFKQLIVREEVERIKEKLYEEDSSPMNRMVLQQAQAKLKKYVHYEEEFWRQKSYMTSFAEGDRNTRYFHSIVNGRRKRLQIKRIQNQQGIWIKGDSLLAEEACFDLLQHVPSMVDQDTNNQLVSMPTLEEVKKVVFESSADSAGGPDGMIGIFYQYGFVKGRCIIENVLLTQEVVTDIRLMGEPANVVLKLDMAKAYDRVSWSYLIRVLRKMGFAEVFIDMVWRLIANKWYSILLNGQASGFFHSTRGVKQGDPLFPALFILSAEVLSRALNSLFKNNEFRSYGMPKWSASLNHLAYADDKIIYSFADSRSLELIMEVLHYYEQRHFSFYIFGLSVTHSRKRKADYNDLIKKVKNRLQTWKGRLLSFGGKVVLITNVLMSMPIHLFLAIKPPKCVINDLHKIFARFFWNNSEKGRRRHWSSYLNLCMQKEEGGVGFRCIFDVSKALCAKLWWKFRTTNTLWENYMWIKYCKRHSPQNVQWKGGS; translated from the exons ATGGAGGAGCATGATCAGAGTCTGGAACCTTGTGTGGCAGTCAATGAAGGAGAAGATAACATCAAAGATACAGAAAGAAAAATGTATCCAAATGCTGAACAATCAGTTCAGGAAACAAAAGATGGGCATAAAAGTGTGGGAGAAAGGGTTAATGAAGGTGTCATTGCTATTGAGTTAGATGATGCTGGCAAAGATTTAGAGGACAAAGTTGAAAGGTATCAGGACCTCATAAAAAAAATGCAT GCTGAAGAAAAGGTTCAAGATGGTGATGGTACACATGAGAAGATGGGGCTAGGAGACAACATTGATGATTTACATGATTTAGACTCATGTGGGGAAGAAATGCAGACTGAGGGTGCTGACAGGTTTGCAAATGCCGGGGGGGAGTTGGTGGTTGcagata GCTCAATCCAGGAAGTTGATTTGTCTTCTGATAATAATATGAATGATGGAAATTTGAGCATCTCTATTAATAACAATGGCATTAGTTCGTTTCCTCCTGAGAGGGAGGCGATGAAGGAGTTGGCAGTTATACAAGTGGAAAAGGACAATGTGCA GCATATTCAGAGATTTAGAAGGAGGCTAGGCATGAGATATGCCCACTACAACTACAATGGTAAATTATGGTTCTTTGTGAATGATAATATGGATGTAGAGATCATGCAGGATCTAGAACAACAAATAACTGTAAAGTTGTTGTTCCAAGAGTGGAATAAGTCACTGATGGTAACAATGGTATATTCAAAGTGTGATCATATGGAAATAATCCGTTTATGGGATAGTCTGTATAGTTTGGATGATCACATGGACTTGCCGTGGTTGGTAGGGGGTGACTTCAATGTCATTATGAGTAAAGATGAGAAGATTGGTGGTTTACCTGTTTTTCCAAatgaatatgaagattttgcatttTGCATTAACTCATGTGAGCTGTTTGACATCAATTATAAGGGGAGTctgtttacttggtggaatgggaaGGCAGGTAGTGAATGTATTTTCAAGAGATTGGATAGAATGATTGCAAACTCCAAACTACAGGATTGGTTTGTACATATGGAAGTGGAACATTTATCTAGAACTGGCTCAGACCATGCCCTTTTATTATTTACTTGTGGTGAAATCTCACATCACATAAGGAAGCCTTTTAGATTTCTGAAATTCTGGACAGAACATGAATCATTCTTAGAGGTGGTTAATCAGGCATGGAGCACAGATTTTGAAAGTGATGAGTTTATCAGCTTTAAGTTAAAGTTGAAGAAAGTGAAAACTGCATTATCTGCATGGAGTAAGTCAGCTTTTGGTGATATTTTCAAGCAGTTAATAGTAAGGGAAGAGGTGGAGAGAATTAAAGAAAAATTATATGAAGAGGATTCTTCTCCTATGAATAGGATGGTGCTACAGCAAGCACAAGCAAAATTGAAGAAGTATGTTCACTATgaggaagaattttggagacaaaagtcATATATGACAAGTTTTGCTGAAGGAGACAGGAATACAAGGTATTTTCACAGTATTGTGAATGGTAGGAGAAAGAGACTGCAgatcaaaagaattcagaatcagCAAGGGATATGGATAAAAGGGGATTCACTTTTGGCAGAAGAAGCTT GCTTTGATTTGCTACAACATGTTCCTAGTATGGTTGATCAGGATACTAACAATCAACTGGTAAGCATGCCAACTTTGGAGGAGGTGAAGAAGGTTGTGTTTGAATCATCTGCAGATAGTGCTGGTGGTCCAGATGGTATGATTGGAATATTTTATCAG TATGGTTTTGTTAAGGGCAGATGTATCATTGAAAATGTCCTACTAACTCAAGAAGTTGTGACTGACATTAGACTAATGGGAGAACCAGCTAATGTAGTGCTTAAGCTTGACATGGCCAAAGCATATGATAGGGTATCATGGAGTTACTTGATCAGAGTTTTaaggaagatgggatttgcagaagTGTTCATAGATATGGTTTGGAGGTTGATAGCAAATAAGTGGTATTCCATACTCCTTAATGGCCAAGCTTCTGGTTTTTTCCACTCCACCAGGGGTGTAAAACAAGGAGATCCACTCTTTCCTGCTTTGTTCATCTTATCTGCTGAAGTTTTATCTAGAGCTTTGAACTCTTTATTTAAGAACAATGAGTTTAGAAGCTATGGAATGCCCAAATGGAGTGCAAGTCTGAATCATCTTGCATATGCAGATGACAAAATAATTTATTCATTTGCCGATTCTAGGTCTTTGGAGCTGATCATGGAGGTATTACATTACTATGAGCAG AGGcacttttccttttacatatttgGGTTGTCTGTCACACATTCAAGGAAGAGGAAAGCTGATTATAATGATCTGATTAAGAAAGTCAAGAATAGGCTGCAGACTTGGAAAGGAAGATTGCTATCATTTGGAGGAAAAGTTGTTTTGATCACTAATGTTCTAATGAGCATGCCAATACATCTGTTTTTAGCTATCAAACCTCCAAAATGTGTTATCAATGATCTGCATAAAATATTTGCAAGATTCTTCTGGAATAATAGTGAGAAAGGCAGAAGAAGACATTGGTCATCATACTTAAACTTGTGTATGCAAAAAGAGGAAGGAGGAGTGGGCTTTAGATGTATATTTGATGTATCTAAAGCCTTATGTGCAAAACTTTGGTGGAAATTCAGGACAACAAATACTCTATGGGAAAACTACATGTGGATCAAATACTGCAAAAGGCACAGTCCTCAGAATGTGCAGTGGAAGGGAGGTTCTTAA